From one Nymphalis io chromosome 19, ilAglIoxx1.1, whole genome shotgun sequence genomic stretch:
- the LOC126776169 gene encoding NADH dehydrogenase [ubiquinone] 1 alpha subcomplex subunit 11-like: MSCECKDRPKRKYYRYYDTPDGCDVFDKILVTSRYGGIAGLILSTYDVLMYSHAVGLGPIMRRYAYHTVPLVMMGATFASVANGVQLLRGKDDILNYFIGGFACGPILAYYLGSNHAVLLGGLGLGVIGMIKKNAIENNYTLVPQVPGHMGTIRSWKHDYTYLADPRDNNTEPFKDTNRQGSYYTLKYSQRPGLHKHQQLITKLNKASQRLSTYYETKRHTLKFRKICTICMTINDSFTTVN, translated from the exons atgtcTTGTGAGTGTAAGGATCGACCTAAACGTAAATATTACCGTTATTATGATACACCTGACGGCTGTGATGTTTTCGACAAG ATTCTAGTAACGAGTCGATACGGAGGTATAGCTGGCTTGATATTGTCTACTTACGATGTCTTAATGTATTCGCACGCTGTTGGCTTGGGGCCTATTATGAGACG GTATGCCTACCACACAGTACCACTAGTCATGATGGGAGCAACCTTCGCAAGCGTTGCTAATGGAGTTCAACTATTACGAGGAAAAGATGATATACTAAACTATTTCATcg GTGGGTTTGCTTGTGGGCCAATTCTGGCGTACTATTTAGGCAGCAATCACGCAGTGTTATTAGGAGGTCTAGGTCTTGGAGTCATCGGCATGATTAAGAAGAAtgcaattgaaaataattacactCTAGTACCTCAAGTCCCAGGACATATGGGAACAATCCGTAGTTGGAAACATGATTATACGTATTTAGCAGACCCAAGGGATA ACAATACTGAACCATTCAAAGATACCAACCGCCAGGGCAGCTATTACACTCTCAAATATTCTCAGCGGCCCGGACTTCACAAACACCAACAACTCATAACAAAACTAAACAAAGCTAGTCAACGACTCAGCACATACTACGAAACCAAACGACATACTCTCAAGTTCAGAAAAATCTGCACAATCTGCATGACCATCAACGATAGCTTCACGACCGTGAACTAA